The Pogona vitticeps strain Pit_001003342236 chromosome 3, PviZW2.1, whole genome shotgun sequence genome includes a window with the following:
- the ARL14 gene encoding ADP-ribosylation factor-like protein 14, whose amino-acid sequence MGLVHSKKLKQAHILMLGLDLAGKSTILYKLKFNDLFLTSPTIGFNVEMIETGANIALTIWDVGGQHKMRTVWENYLENIDTLVYVVDSTDKQRLEEAKRGLELILRNDQVKNVPVVVLANKQDLPGAVGAEEITKRLNVKKLCHDRNWYVQPCCALTGDGLSEGFQKVASFAKSCMKSKQEAFAIFKQD is encoded by the coding sequence ATGGGCCTCGTACATTCTAAAAAGCTTAAACAAGCCCACATTCTAATGCTAGGGCTTGATTTGGCAGGGAAATCCACTATCTTGTACAAGCTCAAATTTAATGATTTGTTCCTAACATCACCGACAATAGGTTTCAATGTGGAGATGATTGAGACCGGAGCAAACATTGCTTTAACAATTTGGGATGTTGGAGGCCAACACAAAATGAGAACTGTTTGGGAGAACTATCTGGAAAATATAGATACCCTGGTATATGTTGTGGATAGTACTGACAAGCAGCGCTTGGAAGAAGCCAAGAGAGGGCTGGAGCTTATTTTGAGGAATGACCAGGTTAAAAATGTGCCTGTAGTTGTACTGGCAAACAAGCAGGATCTTCCTGGAGCTGTGGGGGCTGAGGAAATCACCAAGAGGCTCAACGTGAAGAAGCTCTGTCATGACCGAAACTGGTACGTACAGCCTTGTTGTGCACTAACGGGGGATGGCCTTTCAGAAGGATTCCAGAAAGTGGCATCATTTGCAAAATCATGCATGAAATCTAAACAAGAAGCTTTTGCTATTTTCAAGCAAGATTAA